The DNA segment ATGGCCGAATCAGCTATGGCATAGACGACATTTCCCTCACCAGCCCGAGATATATCGCCAAAGAGGATTTGGAGCAGCTGACCGAGACCCCCCCGAGCGCAGTCAGGGCAAAGGGCGCAGTCATTCTCTGTGATGACACAGACGGGACAGCGGCCATGATCGACTGCCTGCGGGAACACGACTGGCTGGCAATCCCCAACAACGTCCGGGCCTGGCGGATAAGAAGAGAAAACGGCAATTACATCATAGACCCCTGGTATCTGCTGAAGCAGCTCAACACGCAGTATAGATACAAAGGCAAAAACCGCTTCTCCCGGGGCTATGCCGTGCCCAGGCTCTTCTTCCGCAACAGAGAACGCGCAATAGGACGGCACTACAGAGAGTTGGCTGTAGAGCATGCTGCCACCGCCAGAAGAGCGAGAGAATGCGCGATCCGCATACAAACAAAGGTGCAATAAAATGGCTATAAAAACTACAAGTAATGTCGAAGAATTGTGGGACGACCTCAGGAATCTCCTGGATATGATCATCGACAACTCCGGCTGGGCTTACAAGGTGTTCTGCGCCGTGATGTATACGGCGTTCAGATACACGGAATACATGCGCAGCCTGCCGGAGTCCGAGCAGAAAAAACAGAAATACGAATTGCTGAGCTCCGCTGACAGGTTCATCGCAGACGAAGAAATACGTATCGACCCAAAGCTGATATCCGAGTTGAAAAGATATCTCTCCGATTACTGGGGCATCGCCCAAAAGATATGCCTGACCGCCCTTGAAGAGAAAAAGAAAAACATTTTCCCAGATTCTGAAATGCAGATGGATCTTGACTGCAACGTAAACGAGTATATCGAATTTGAAGAAGACTCAATGGGCGGATTGCTGGAAGCGCTGTTCGCAGCGGGGATTTTAAACATAGGCGAGGACGCCTCCGTAATCGACTGCACCGATATCCGCAGCGATTTCCTGAAAGCAGCGGTCCAACACACCAAAAAGCTGTCGACAATAATGCCCGATGCCGGCATGGAATTCGTTTACAAACTACTGAACGACGTTCGCTACAGAGGTTGCTCTGTAAAGCTGTATGACAGAGTGATCACCGAGCTTCCCCCCAACAAGATGCCCGGTTTTGACGCGCTGTTTTTTGACTACAACGAATTCCGCAACAACCCGGACAAATACCAAAAAGGAGATATACCAACAGCAAAGCTCCCGGCCATGCTCACAGACAATGGAAAGGGCATAATAAAAGTATCACCTGAGTGGCTGTCCCAATGCAGAGGCGACCGGAGAACCGACAGGGAAGATCTCATCAGGACAGGCGCTGTCCGGGCAGTGGTCAAGTTGCACAACAACTATTTTGTGCTGCTGAAAAAAAATCATACTGGCAAGATCAGATTTTTGAACATCCCGAATTGCTTCACCGGCGAAGAAAGGGCTGTTCTTGAAGAAAATGGGCTCCTGATTGACGAATTGGAAAAGTATCCGGAGATAAAAAGGCTCATCGAAGACAAGATCGCGTTGGTCACAGAGAGCCTGAAGGGCAAAGAAGCTGCCATAGGCAGGGCAAGAGATATCTCTCTGGGAGAAATAGAGCGAAACGACTTCCGCCTCATTACCCGGGATTACATGACTCCCGGGACCAGGATCCTCGGATCCCTGATCAACAGGATCGACTGCGCTGTGTATTTCGACGAAATAGCGGATCTTGTCACTTCGGAAGATACAGGCATATTCTATCTCAACACGAGAGGGATCACCGACGGTGTCATAGACAGAGACAGCGTTTTCCGCCTCAGGGAAGTCCCGGAAGAGTTCAAGGTCAAACAGGTTCGCAAGGGAGACCTTTTGAAGATCCAAAAAGAAAGTTGGACAAAGGATGAAAAAAGCTATTTTTGCGCTATCGCAGACTGCATCGAAGAAGGAGAAACTTGGGTGACCTCCTCCGATGTCACAGTGTACCGCATTACAGGAAAGATCGACCCTTGGTATCTGCTGAAAATGATAGACGAATCCTCTGTGGAATCCGATTTTCATGACATCCGCATCCCCGCGCAGGTCAACGCCGAAGGAAAGCCGGACCCCGATAAAGAAAATGAGATCGGTGAGAAATTTCACCAGCGGGTCGAAGAATACAACCAAGCCATTAGAGATTGCAAAAGGCTGGAGCGGCAGATGAAGTCGGACCTTTGGACCTGATTGAATATTACAAAAGGAGAGCCAACATATGGATCGTAATTTTAGGGATAAGATTTATGATATCGTCGCCAACGACAAAGACGACAACCAATGGCGTTTATGGAATATAGTATATGAAATAATCCTGCTGATCATAATCATCCTGAGCTTCATTCCGGTTTGCCACAGCGGCAATATGCCTGATTGGATGCGCTGGATGGAAATCTTGTGCTGTGTTCTTTTCATGATAGACTATTTTTTGCGATGGATAATTGCAGACAGGTTATATCCACAGGGGAGAAGAATATGGCTATGGGGGCGAGTAGCTAACCCGTTCCGCTTATATCCTATTACGCCGATGGCGATCTTTGATATACTGAGCATCCTGCCCATATTACCGTTCATCCCGGCAACATGGGGAATAGCAAGGTTTTCAAGAATCTTCAGGTTTTTCAGGTTGCTGAAGCTCTTCAGATATGCCTCCGGGCTGCAAACCCTGCTGGACGTGGTTGTGAGAAGCTGGGGTCAGCTGATAGCAGTACTCATCCTATTGGCCTTTTGGCTGTTAACCAGCGCATTCTTCTTCAACGTCTTCGATTCCAACCACTTCGGCTGGAAAATGGCTTTGTATCAATCGGTGCTATCTTTTACGACTCTCAAGGACGTTGAGACCGGCAACTTTATAGTCAAGGTACTGAGCTGCATCAGCGCCGTTTTGGGTATAACTCTCGTTGCCCTGCCTACCGGTATCGTGACCTCCGTATATATGAGACTGCGTGAAATGGACAGGAGGATCGAGGAAATAGAAGCGACACTCATAGTTATGAATAAAGACCTTACGCCGCAATATGATGAACTGACCGGCAAATATCACAGAAACAGGGATTTGCCAAACCCGGAAACTATCCGAACGGCAATAGACGATCATCAACATGAATTAAGTGAAATCAAGAAAAATAGACACAACAGAGAAGTCAATGACAATATCCTCAGAGCAAACATCGAAACGCTCCACAGCCAAGTCAGCGATACAAGCGATGACCTTGCAAGATTAAGAAAACAGAGCGCCAACTCGGATGAAATTGCGTCTGTATATCGTGCGCGATTCAATCCGGAACCAAGAGCAATTCAACGATTCCGACAAAACGAAAAAGAAGAGCCAAGCGACGAAGAAAAAATCTATCGTGTTTTCAGGAGGCTTTTAGGGGATCTGGCACAAGATCAGGAGGAAAACAATGAGGCGGAGAATTAGGAGCCGAAACAGTGAAGAAGACCTCGAAAACAGCATAAATGTTTACGAAGCTATTTTATATACATATTTTATTTATAGGAAACAGGAACAAAAGCCTTCTTTGGAATCCGCTGACAGCTTTTTCGAAACAGCAGAAATAGCACCTTCTGTAAAACCGGGTCTGAAAAAACTGATGAAGCCATACTGGAAAGATGCAACAAAGGTCTTCAAAAATCCTCCCAAATGGGAAGAATGCCAACATACCATCAATGATTTTGATGAAATAAACAATGGGTCTTGGAGAAGACGACGCGACGACATAGAAATATCTGCTGCTGCAAAACTGCTGGAAATCACAGAAGAAGATGAAGTATTGGACCTTTCAGAAATACGAAGCAGTTTTCTCGAGGAAGCAGGAAAAAGCACCCGCAGACTCAGCGGCATGGCAGACGCCGAAAGACCCGAGCGCTGGCTTCCGGACGCTCTCCTGAACGAACGGGACGATCTGCCTGTAGAAATACTCGCTGAGGACAAACCTCCAAAAAACAGGTATTTTTCAAAGATTTTTAATGACAGAGCAAACTGGACAGATCTGGAAGCCAATATAATCAGGCTGCTCTCGGAAAACGGCAAAGCAGTTGTCATAGCAAGTGCCGACGATTTATCGGACAGCGGATGGCAGAGCGAAGCCATCGAGCGTGAAGTATTTATCAAAAAAGGATACATCGAGGCCGTCGTCAGGCTGGACAGCGATTATCTCATATTGCTTAGTAAGGAGCACACAGAAGGCATTATATTTGTTGACGCTACCGATCTCATTGTGGAAAACGAAGACGACGACATCCTGACCGACGAAGTGATGATCGAAATCAAAAACAGGCTCTCAGCAGCAGATACAGTGCCGCTCTCGAGGATCGGAAACAACGAATGGCGCCTTCTCCCTTGGGATTACAAATACTCCGAATATGACATCTTTCTTCAGCTCACCGACAAGATAGGCGGCAACGAAGACATCAACGATGACGATGAAGAAGAGAAAAGAATAAAGGAATTTTTTACCGACCTGGAAACGGGGATATATTATCTGGAACGCCTCCCAAGGGACGCTGTCGATAAGGCATCCCTGCCCCGACTCCGCGAGATCCCGGAAAAAGTAACGATATGCCGGAATTGGGATATCATAGAAGGAAGAAGGACTGCAGAGATTATAGATTGGCTTGAAGAGAATGAAACGCTTATCGTAAAGCGGGATTTAGACGTTTACCGCATTACAGAAGATATAGACCCCTGGTATCTGCAAAAAATGATCGATATCGGCGAACACGGTGACAGCCTTTCCGAGATGAGGATACCCAGGCTATCCCGTGAAGACGAAGAACGGATAGGAGAAGAATACAGGGAACTCGATACTGCACTTAAAGACGCCGAAGAAAAAGAAGAAGCTCTGCTCCTCGAACGGCAGGAAAGCCTCAGGCAAAACCATGAAGTCAGACCATCGGAAATACACGACGATATCACTTCGAAATCATTACCGAAGAAGTCTGAGCAATGACTATTAAAAGGCATGCCAAAACCGGCAATCAGCAAAGAAATACAGTGGGTGCAATTCTGCTTTATACAAGCAAACTCTATCATCAACAAGCGACTACAGGAGTCATTTCATGAGAAGACGAAGAAGAAGAATTGGCAGAAGACGTTTCAGCGATCTGGATCCCTGGGATATCGAAAGAACTCTTCAGGATTATATCAATGAAGAAGAGGCAAAAAGAGTATATACAGCTATCCTTTTTGCAGTAATCAAATATAGTGAAAGAGAAGAAAAACTGGAGCTTGACTCTGTGGACACGTTCACCAGCTCTTTTGTCTCAAAAGGCAGAATGAGCGAAGAATTGGGGATCCAGCTTAAAACTCATCTCTCCGACTTTTGGGGGCTCGCCCAAAAAGCAATTCTTACCTTCACTAAAATCGACGAGCTCAAGCAGGAATTTTTGTTCCCGGCATTTGATGACTATCAGGACATAGAGCTTGATGACAAAGACAAGCTGAGAGGCGTTATTGCCGCAGAGATGCTGGATATCAGCGAAAAAGACACCGTTCTGGACTGCACAAGGATACGCAGCGGCTTTTTGAAATCGGCAGACAAAGCCATTAAGGCTAAGGGAATGCCTGACAATCAGGATGCATTGCCTCTTTCCGGGCTGATACTTGATCAGGCTAATAAGATCACCTACGAAATAGCCAACAATCTCAAGCTTGATGGCTATGAAGCTGCGCCGATCATAGGAAACATTGTGGAATCCGGCAACGTTGGAAAGCAGTTTGCCAAAGTATTCCTTGACGCTGCCGACTTGTTACGAGAAAAAAGCTGGGCCAGCAGCCGAGATGATGATACAGACGATTCCTGGATATGGGACGCTGTAGATAACACTACAAAACTGTTGCAGAACAACGGAAAGGCGGCAATCTGCCTGGATGAAAGATCTTTAGTAAGTGAAGACTCCGCATACGTGAAGAACAGAGGCGATCTTGTAGAAAAGAAACAAGTCAGCGCCGTTTTGCAGATGGATCGCTTTTACCTGCTGATGCTGAGCTCACAGCCAGTAGAAAAAATAAGTTTCCTTGATGTGTCGGATATCGTAAAGAAGGCCCATGAAGAGGAAAGGGACCTGACTGACGAAGACATCAATGAGATAAAAAACATGCTCCACGATCAGGCAGCTATCGTATCGGTGGAAGAGGTAAAAAACAACCGATATCGTCTTCTTCCATGGGATTACATTTATTCCGCGAACAATGTCCTCAGCGACATAGCAGACAGGCTGTTCGGGTATGAGGGCGACGACATCAGCGACCTGTTTACCCGGGAAGACACAGGCGTTTATTATCTCCGCCGAAGTAGTGTCATTGACAAAAACAACCTGCCCCGGCTGAAAGATGTCCCCAAAGGCGCCAACAAGATCCGCAACGGAGATATTGTCGGCTCTACGGTCATAGACTTCCTTGAGGGTGACGAGTGTCTGGTGGCGGATGCTTCCGTGAATGCCTGTCGGGTCAAAAAAGAAGACGGCAACAATGTCATTGACCCTTGGTATCTGCTGAAAATGATTGAAGCAGGCAGGCACGGAGACAATTTCATGGACATGCGGATCCCCAGAGAAACTGCCGAGAAAGAGAGCGAGATAGGAGAAGCATACAAAAGGATCGTTGTGGATTGGCAAAACGCCGTCCGAAGGCGCAAAGAACTGGAGAAAAAACTGAAGGACACCCTCAGGCGGTAAGGACTATCGCGGAGATAATAGGTGTTCACTGCCCAAGCGCAGGCCCCGAAAACAGAGGCGGTTCTTCATCTTCTCCCCGGGGAAGAAGAAAAAAGATATTATGTATTTCAAGGGCGGGCGGTCGAGCAGACCCTCCATGAGTTCAGGAGCGGTATCTTCAGGCGCGTCTTCAAAGTGTAAACAGATCAAAGGAAAGAACCATGAACAACATCGGCAGCACAATCACCTTCGGTAAATACAAGGGTACCCGTATAGTCTGGCGCATTCTGGATGAACGGGACGGACGGCAGCTGCTTCTGAGCGAATACTGCCTGGACAGCAAGCCCTTTAACAACAGGGACATGGACGCCGTATGGGCAGGCTGTTCCCTGAGAAAGTGGCTGAACAACGAGTTTTTCAGCCAGGCCTTTTATGCCTCGGAAAAGGGCGTTTATGCGAAACACTTGTTACTAACAAGGATACCGAGTACGGCAACGGAAAAAGCAGAGACACACGGGACAGGATCTTTGCCTTGAGCAGAGGCGAAGCCGAAGCTTATTTTACCGGCGACACCCAGAGGGTCTGCAAGCCGGCAACGTCCGCACTGAGCGCCGGCGCGCTGACAAACATAGACGTTTGCTGTTGCTGGTGGCTCAGGTCTCCAGGCGATAATAACCGTAACGCCGCATATATATCCGACAGCAACGACCTTCACGCCTATGGACAATACGCGGAAGTGGCTTACGCCGTGCGCCCTGCCCTTTGGATACAGCTATGAAATACAGACGTCATTACTAAAAAGGAGCTAACAAATGAAGAAATGCCCCGAATGCAGAGTCGAATATAAGGATGATAGCATGAGCGAATGCCCAGTCTGTCACGCCCATCTGGAAACCGTCGGCAACAGCGCTTCGCGCTACGCGGGCGATCATGAAAACGAGACGGAACCGGCATACTCCACCAAAAGTCTTTCGATCGACGAAAAAGAAAACAAACGGCGAATCAAAATTGCTGAGCGGGAAAAGAACAAGAACAAAATATTATTGTCTGGGCTGCTTATCATTATAGTAGTTAGTACCACCATCCTGACGGCTTATCTCAACAGTCCCGGATATAAAGCGCGCAAGTTCATAGAACAGGGCGACCTTTTAGGCGCGGCTCAGCTGTATTCCGAACGCGGAATGAAAAACAAGGCAGGAGAGATTTGGCTTTCACTAGGAAAGACCGCAAAGAGAGAAAAGCAGTATGAAAAAGCCATAGGCTATTTTAAGAACGCAGGTGACTATCCCGGAGCCGAGGATGAAATAAAGGAGTGCAATTATCTTATTGCCTGCGGAAAGGTCGCAGTCAAGGACTTTGCCTCCGCCCGGACGATGTTCAGGAACATGGGCGACTACAGAGACAGCGGCAAAAAGTATATGCGAATCGCCTTCAGGGGGATAAAAAAGGGTTCTGTGGTCCAGTTTGGCACCTATCAGCAAAAAACCGACAGCGACACCTATGGACCGGAGCCCATTGAGTGGATAGTGTTGGCGATAAAGGCAAACAAGGCGCTGCTCCTGAGTAGATACGCCTTGGAATACCGGCAATACAACTCAGAAAAGGAAGCCGTCACTTGGGAAGACTGCTCCATGAGAGACTGGCTCAACGATGAGTTTTACAACACTGCCTTTAACGAAACAGAGAAAAAATACATCAGCCTGAGTTATTCCGTGACCCCCGGCAACGCCAAATACAAGACCTACGGTGGCAAACCGGTGCAGGACCAAGTGTTTTTGCTATCCTTTGAAGAGGCAAAGCAATACCTGCCTACTCCAGCCAACCGTCTTTGCAAGCCCACGGAATACGCCGCCAAGCGCAACGTGGACATCAACCAAAGGGGCACCTGTCCCTGGTGGCTCCGGACTCCCGGAGCTCCCTCGGTAGCCCAGGAGCCCGGAAACGCGGTGGACAGCGCCATGTTTGTGGATATATTGGGCACCGTCATTGTGGAAGGTTGTTTCGTCAACAGCTCCGACCAAAACGGCAACGTGGGCGACCTGGGAACAGCCCGGCCCGCAATATGGGTGCTGATAAACTATTGATCATGATTCGTGGAAAAGAATAAAATGGCCAAAACCAATTATTACCAGCTTTTGGAGATCCTTCCTTACGGGCACGAGGCGGATGATATGAACACTATAAACGCCGCCATCGCCCGATGGGAACAAAAAGAACGCATAAGATCCACCGACGACGAGGATAGAGAAACGCTACAGCATTTGAAAGACGACATCACCGCATGTATGTCTGACACACGCCGGCGAAAGGCCGAAGCACGGGAGTGCCGCGAAAGGGCGATATCCATCACCAGGTTTTTACACGATATCACCACTATCACTGAGGGAGCGAAATGTCCCCGCTGCCACAAAACCAATGCGCCGGGGGACGAGCGTTGCAGTTGCGGCTTTGACCTTGTTGCCTCGCGTCACTTCGATTATTACGTGGATAAGGCAAAAAACGCCTTGGGATACAAAAACATCACCGAGGCAGAACAGCTTATCATCGCCGCCAGGGATGCTGACCCCGCAAGGAAAAAGGAACTGGCAGGACCGGAGCATCAGCTGGAGCAGATTAGATACGAATACGACGGATATGTCAAACAAATCTCGGAGCTTCTTGCAGAGGGCTTTTATCGACAGGCGGATCAGCTCATTGAAAAGCTGCGGACCGAAGTTCCTGCTTTTGATTTTGAAACCCAACACCAAACAATACGACGAGAGATCAGAAGGGCCTCCGACACGCTGGCCGCTGCCGCTGGAAGGTCCGGCACAGAAATGGCAAACGCCTGTTATGACGTGTTGCAGACAATAAAGGATTACGGACCGGCAAAAGATATACTCGCCACCCTTCAGCCTCAGGCGCCAAATGGCCTGCGGGGCTCCGCCGAACACGCCGGGAACAATATGGTATACCGTCTATCATGGCAAGGCACCGCCGAGAAGGGGGTCAGCTATACCGTGATCAGGAAAGAGGGCGGCGAACCTGCAGGCCCCAGTGACGGCAAGCCGGTCGCGGAGAACATCGGCGTTTGCGAGACTTCAGACCCTGATTTTGCCTCGGGAACATTATTTTATTACGCTGTATTTGCCCGCCGCTTTGATGGCAGATATTCAAAACCTTGTATTGTGAAGGCAATAGATTTCACCTCACCCACATACGACATTAGACCCGGCAATGGCAAGTGCGGATTTGTGTGGAATACCCCCACCGGGGCGCAGGGCATCAGGATCCAGCGACGGAAGGAAAACGGTGCATGGGAGGAAGTTGCTCGATACGCCCACCCTCCTTTTGAAGACATAGGGCTGGTAAACGGCTGCCGGTACGAATACAAGCTCAACTGTGATTATAAAAACGGAAGGAGTGAGCCAAAGCATTTCACCGTGGTCCCCGCTCCTCTTCCTGATATGCTTGAGAGCGTAACTGCGGAAATACGCGACGCCATGGCAACAATCCGCTGGAAGCCTGCGGGCAGCAACAACAATGCCGTAAAGATCAAACGCATTGAAAACGAAGGCCTGAACATGCAGCTTTCGCTGCCTTTGGCAGTAAAAACCGGCGATATTCCCTCTTTGCTGGGCGGAGGGAATATAGTTGCCGAGGGGCAAAGCAAGGACGGCATAATAGAGTTTCCCATCACCGACTTCGGCGTTTACCATTACGCAGCATTATCCGAGTCCGGCTCTAACAGCATTATTTGCGGCAGGATCCGGATCGTCAACGTAGAGGATATCGGGATAGACGAGCAAAGAACAAGCTTCAGGCACGGAGAATTGCAGATCTATCTGAACAGGATCCCCGACGGTATCAGCAGACTCCATTATGAAATAAGGCAAGACAGCAAGCTCAAAAAACGTGACAAAAACGATTTTACAGTGCCGGATTACCGATTTGAAGGCAGAATTACTGTCAGAGGGCTTGACCCCGGCGATTATTCCGTACGGGTCTACGGAAGCTATATAAAGGAAAAGTTGCAGATAAAAACCGAAGGAAAAACCTTTAAAATATCAATAAACAGTTAATCAAACGGCGTCTGCTATCGGACAAAAACACTGACCGGCAAGAAAGCAGGCAAACATACAATACCTTGCGCAGATGGACTGACGCTTCCCGGAGGTCAATAATGAGTAATACAGTAGTGTGTCCCAACTGTCTCAAAAAGCTGAGCTTTGGAGACGTGATATTTGAATGCGGCAACAGAGACCGCAGCAAAGAGCTTACCTGCAGCTATTATCCACGGGGAAAAAACGGGGAAATAGATATGAAAGAAATGATCGACATGCAGGCCGTGCCCTGGATATGGCAGATCCCGGGTAAAAAGATACCAAAATGCCCCAAATGCCACGAGCCGGTCAGAATCATAAAGTGCAGGCATTGCAAAGAAGAACTGCCGTTCGGTATTTTTGACTGCGACAAAAGATTTCGCTTCGGCGTGTTCGGGACCACAGGCTCGGGTAAAACCACTTTTCTGACCATGATGCTGATGATGTTTCCCAAGCTGACTGGCATGCTCATTGAGGGCTGGGACAAGGAACACTTTAAGAAATATACAGAGAACAAAAACCAAATACAGGACGGAAGAGTCGTGGAGGCTACCAGATCGGGTCTGGACAAGCCATGGCTGTGCCTGTTAAGGGATAGAGTCTCAAAAGGCGGTAAGACACCGTTGTATTCCATGATGGTGTTTGATTCCTCCGGCCACGACAGCGAAAACGTGACAGACACCGTAAAAACTATGCTGAAGGGTGTGAACAGCCTGGTCATATTGTTTGATCCTCTGACACTGCCTTCAGTCAGAGAAGAGCTTGTTTATCAAAAAGAAACGGCGGAAGAAGCAGAGCAAATGGAGAAAAGGATCAATCGTTCCAGAGGCGGCACCGCCGCGGGTTCCGGGGATGTCTGCAACATGGTGGCAGAATTCGCCAATTACATCAGAAGCTGCTTCGGCTACAGAAGAAACGAGCAGATAGACAGAGACGTGGCAGTGGTGTTCACCAAATTCGACCTGATCAGGGACATGTTTCCGGAAGGCTCCAAAGCAGCCAAACCCAAATCATATACGGAAAAAGATGGGTCGGTGTATTTCGACGAAGAAGAAGCCGACACGGTAAGCCGTGAGATAGAAGATTGGCTTCGGGAAAAGGGCGAAAACGAGTTTCTCAGCGTCATCAAAACCAATTTCAAGGAAGACAGGCTGAAGTTCTTTGCGGTATCGAGCCTGGGCCACGCGCCCGATGACCAGCGAAAGATAGGCAAGCCCCATCCTCACAGGGTATTGGATCCGTTTATCTGGATGCTGTGGCTGGAAGGCGTGATAAAGAGCAAGCCCGGCAGCAACAAAGGCAGATGACTATGGAACAACTCATATATACCAGAAGCTTTCCACACGTATCCCTGGCCGACGGGCACATAGAATATCAGGAGGAGTTCGGCTTCGCCGCGGTCAGCAAAAACGCGGTGGGCATGCTCCCCCCGGACACGATGCCGCTGTTTGAGCGTATCATCCAGACCAAGAGCTTTGTCCGCGAGGGAGCGCGCGCTTATGAATACGTGAAGCTGGGCAACGATCTTTGCTTCCTGATCCACGAATACGCCAGGCCGCTGTGCCTCACCCCACGGAAAAACGGAATGGCGCACAGGCCCGGCAACTTCATCAAGCAATGCCTGGCAGGGAAACCGGGGGGCTATCCGGCAGAGTGGTTCGGGGCCCGGAACTGGGATGCCTGGCAAAAGGACGAAAACAGCTATTATTTGGATGACGCTCCCGATTCCCTCGATTATCTTCCGCAGGTAAGCGACACTCCCTCAGACTGCGGCCTGACCCGGGATCCGGTATATGACTTTATATCTCGTGGCAGAGAGCAGGCCCTCAGGGCTGCCGTAAACTTTGTGATAAAAGAGCTGGGCAAACCAGCCGGAGACCGCAGGTTCGTCCTGATAAGAGATATACCCGAAAACGCCGAAAAATGGATCGCTGCCATAGGCTACGCTTTTTCTCCGGAGATAGCCGCCGAGATCACCTTTGCCACCAATAAGACGCTTGCCGACAGAAGCGCCAAGGAGTTGCTGTTTCTTGATGACGGGAGTCCGCTGTATATGCTGACCGGCTGCCACCCCAGCGACGAAAGCTGGTCTTACGCGCAAGACCGCATAAAAAACAGATACGCTCTGCTGGACGGAGAAGCCAAAGCCTTTTCTGCGCCGGACGCCGACATTCCTAAATCAGCCTACTATGAGGACATCTCCGGAAACAGCGAAGAATTTCGGCATTTTACAGAGACCTGGCTTCCCGCAATGGGAATAAAAGCAGTAGACGCGGCTCTCATCCCCGGCATTTACGGTTGCTACAAAAACCTTTTGGACCGGAGCGAATACCCGACACTGAAGGACAGCGTAAAATATCTGACCGAGTTCCTTGGCTCCGAGACAGCGGCGGCAGACGAGATAGCTAATATCATGTTTGAAAAAGGCATATACGCTTCCGTTGCCGGGAAGGATAAGACTAACGGATTTGAATTGCTGCAGCTTCTGCTGCTGAAATGCCAGGCGAGAGAAAGCCTGATCACAGAACAGATAGCCGACATGGTCAAAGGCTTTTTGGCAGACAACGCGGCCAAATATCTGCAATACATGAATGCCATGAACAGCCGTATCAGCTGGTTTCCCGACAAGATTGCCCCGCTGGTCTTTGACAGCGCCGTCTTGTGGCAATATTATCCGGCTGTAGAAAAGGCCGGCGCCGGCTCAGCGCTGGCTCTACTGAAGCGGTTTGACGATTGGAACAAGGGAAATCCCGAACAGATGCCCGAGGCAAAGGAATTCATATACAGGTGCGTCAAGG comes from the Abditibacteriota bacterium genome and includes:
- a CDS encoding ion transporter, which produces MDRNFRDKIYDIVANDKDDNQWRLWNIVYEIILLIIIILSFIPVCHSGNMPDWMRWMEILCCVLFMIDYFLRWIIADRLYPQGRRIWLWGRVANPFRLYPITPMAIFDILSILPILPFIPATWGIARFSRIFRFFRLLKLFRYASGLQTLLDVVVRSWGQLIAVLILLAFWLLTSAFFFNVFDSNHFGWKMALYQSVLSFTTLKDVETGNFIVKVLSCISAVLGITLVALPTGIVTSVYMRLREMDRRIEEIEATLIVMNKDLTPQYDELTGKYHRNRDLPNPETIRTAIDDHQHELSEIKKNRHNREVNDNILRANIETLHSQVSDTSDDLARLRKQSANSDEIASVYRARFNPEPRAIQRFRQNEKEEPSDEEKIYRVFRRLLGDLAQDQEENNEAEN
- a CDS encoding N-6 DNA methylase; the encoded protein is MRRRRRRIGRRRFSDLDPWDIERTLQDYINEEEAKRVYTAILFAVIKYSEREEKLELDSVDTFTSSFVSKGRMSEELGIQLKTHLSDFWGLAQKAILTFTKIDELKQEFLFPAFDDYQDIELDDKDKLRGVIAAEMLDISEKDTVLDCTRIRSGFLKSADKAIKAKGMPDNQDALPLSGLILDQANKITYEIANNLKLDGYEAAPIIGNIVESGNVGKQFAKVFLDAADLLREKSWASSRDDDTDDSWIWDAVDNTTKLLQNNGKAAICLDERSLVSEDSAYVKNRGDLVEKKQVSAVLQMDRFYLLMLSSQPVEKISFLDVSDIVKKAHEEERDLTDEDINEIKNMLHDQAAIVSVEEVKNNRYRLLPWDYIYSANNVLSDIADRLFGYEGDDISDLFTREDTGVYYLRRSSVIDKNNLPRLKDVPKGANKIRNGDIVGSTVIDFLEGDECLVADASVNACRVKKEDGNNVIDPWYLLKMIEAGRHGDNFMDMRIPRETAEKESEIGEAYKRIVVDWQNAVRRRKELEKKLKDTLRR